The Stenotrophomonas maltophilia genome segment CGCGTTCGGGGCAGCCACATGCATGCTGTGTTCGTAGCCGCAACGCGGGGCGATGTCGGTGCCTGCGGCCTGCGTGGCAAGCGTGTGCGACTCGACCTTGTTGTCGCAGATCCATTTGGCCTGCAGCTGGTTGCCCTGGCGGAACACATAGGGGCCATCGGCCTGCACGTGGTCGGCGGGCGCGGCAACCTCGCGGGCCTGCGTGGTTGCTGTGGCGCAGGCCAGCAACGGCAACAGCAGGGCGGTCAGCAGGGAGGGGCGATAGCGCGACATCGGGGGCATCCGGCGGCGGAAAGACCCGATGCTAACCGGCGAGGGCGTTCGTCGGTGTGCGCGAATGGGCGGATCAGGTGTCGCGCTCGTCGTCCCTGAGCTTGCGCACGCGGGTGGCGGTGGGCTGAAGCGGCTGGCTGTCGCGCCCGCGCGGCTGCATGTAGGGCAGCGGCCGCCGCGTCGCCAGTTCGATCAGCTGTGAATGGGCTTCACCTGCACCGAAGCGATGGCGCTCTCCCCACTGGCGAAGTGCGACCAGCAGCGGGAACAGTTCCAGGCCTGCGGCGGTGAGCACGTACTCCTGGTAGGCCGATCCATCGGAGGCCGGCTGCAGCTGCAGGATGCCGGCCTCGACCAGCCGGCGCAGGCGGTCGCTGAGGATGTTGCGCGCCGCGCCGAGGCTGCGCTGGAAATCACCGAAGCGGGTGATGCCGTCGAAGGCGTCGCGGATCACCAGCAATGCCCAGCGGTCACCGAGCAGGTCGGCACTGCGGGCTACAGGGCAGGGGCTGTCGGCGTGCATGCTGGGTATCTCCGAATGTGGTTGCAGTTTAAAACCAATGGCGATAGCCTGCATCTGGTTTCAAATTGCAACCATATGATGAGTGCCATATCGCTTCCCCGCCCGCTGCTGGTCCTGCTTGCGGCTGCCGCCGGCGCCAGCGTCGCCAACGTCTACTACGCGCAGCCGCTGCTGGATCAGCTTGCACGCGCCTTTGCGATGGACCGGGCCGTGGCCGGCGCAGTGCTGGCTGCCACCCAGGCCGGCAGCGTGCTGGCGTTGCTTGGCCTGCTGCCGCTGGCGGACCGCGGCGACCGGCGACGCCTGCTGCGGCTGCAGTTGATCGCGCTGGTGCTGGCCCTGTTGTGGCTGGCGGCGTCACGCACGGCGAGCTGGCTGTTGTCGGGCATGCTGCTGGCAGGCCTGTTGGGCACCGCGCTGACCCAGGGCCTGATTGCCTATACCGCCATGCTGGCACCGCCCGAGCAGCGCGGTCGCGTGGTCGGTGTGGTGCAGGGCGGCGTGTTCATCGGCCTGCTGCTGGCGCGCGTGGTGTCCGGTACGGTGGCGGCGGCCTTTGGCTGGCAGAGGGTCTACCTGCTGTCAGCGGTGGTGATGGCAGCGTTGGCTGCGCTGCTGTGGCGGCGCCTGCCCGCAGTACCGGTGCCGTCGGTCCCTCCACGCTGGCGCGAGCTGCTGGGCTCGATGCAGGGCATGCTGCGCCGCGATCGAACGCTGCGCGAGCGCGGGCCGCTGGCATTGCTGCTGTTTGCCGGCCTCAATGTGTTCTGGGCGGCGGCACCCTTGCCGCTGTCGGCACCGCC includes the following:
- a CDS encoding winged helix-turn-helix transcriptional regulator, encoding MHADSPCPVARSADLLGDRWALLVIRDAFDGITRFGDFQRSLGAARNILSDRLRRLVEAGILQLQPASDGSAYQEYVLTAAGLELFPLLVALRQWGERHRFGAGEAHSQLIELATRRPLPYMQPRGRDSQPLQPTATRVRKLRDDERDT
- a CDS encoding MFS transporter, with translation MSAISLPRPLLVLLAAAAGASVANVYYAQPLLDQLARAFAMDRAVAGAVLAATQAGSVLALLGLLPLADRGDRRRLLRLQLIALVLALLWLAASRTASWLLSGMLLAGLLGTALTQGLIAYTAMLAPPEQRGRVVGVVQGGVFIGLLLARVVSGTVAAAFGWQRVYLLSAVVMAALAALLWRRLPAVPVPSVPPRWRELLGSMQGMLRRDRTLRERGPLALLLFAGLNVFWAAAPLPLSAPPLHWSTAAIGALGLAGVVGALMAARVGHWMDRGFAHRVSLGALLLLLVAWWPLLGLPQSLSLLLLGVVVLDLGGQALHVSNQALLLRAPAEQHGRLVALYMLFYALGSGAGAAAGPWMQVRHGWPAVCLLGAGIALLALLWWAAWRVGAVKAAAGRRIDRAGCR